A genomic stretch from Theropithecus gelada isolate Dixy chromosome 2, Tgel_1.0, whole genome shotgun sequence includes:
- the ZNF654 gene encoding zinc finger protein 654 isoform X4: protein MLALQLCESFLIPQLQNGDMYCIWELIFIWSKLQLKSNPSKQVFVDQCYQLLRTATNVRVIFPFMKIIKDEVEEEGLQICVEICGCALQLDLHDDPKTKCLIYKTIAHFLPNDLEILRICALSIFFLERSLEAYRTVEELYKRPDEEYNEGTSSVQNRVRFELLPILKKGLFFDPEFWNFVMIKKNCVALLSDKSVVRFLNESTLENNAGNLKRTEEQQGLEEGFDSLTDQSTGETDPDDVSGVQPKGHINTKKNFTALNTSKVDHNVPRHRCMLCNKEFLGGHIVRHAQAHQKKGSFACVICGRKFRNRGLMQKHLKNHVKKIQRQQIAAAQQDDQEVTALGEINCSNSSISFENGNSDSKDLEVETLTASSEGDKEVIPEHVAEFIEIPVSAPEDVTENVIENGSPVTSLNNVLKPLPECGDDYEEEEDEEGDYEEDDYDLNQETSVIHKINGTVCHPKDIYATDQEGNFKCPALGCVRIFKRIGFLNKHAMTVHPTDLNVRQTVMKWSKGKCKFCQRQFEDSQHFIDHLNRHSYPNVYFCLHFNCNESFKLPFQLAQHTKSHRIFQAQCSFPECHELFEDLPLLYEHEAQHYLSKTPESSAQPSETILWDVHTDSNPNHQEKDSSSNEKQTISLPVSTSKSRKESTEPKTCIESMEKKTDSLVQNGNERSDDTVSNISLIDQKMPDIEPNSENNCSSSDLVNGHSEIEQTPLVSSDPALKIDTNRIRTENGSILPSVVPQEHNTLPVSQAPSKPNLTSEHTSYGLILTKPYVRPLPPSYLDERYLSMPKRRKFLTDRVDACSDQDNVYKKSVKRLRCGKCLTTYCNAEALEAHLAQKKCQTLFGFDSDDESA from the exons gttGAAGAAGAAGGCTTGCAAATTTGTGTCGAAATATGTGGTTGTGCTCTGCAACTCGACCTTCATGATGATCCCAAAACTAAATGtctgatttataaaacaattgcaCATTTTTTGCCAAATGATTTGGAGATCCTCAGGATTTGTGCACTCTCAATATTTTTTCTGGAGCGCTCCTTAGAAGCGTATCGTACTGTTGAAGAGCTTTACAAACGTCCAGATGAAGAATATAATGAAGGCACAAGTAGTGTTCAAAATCGTGTTCGTTTTGAATTGCTTCCGATTTTGAAAAAGGGATTGTTTTTTGACCCTGAATTTTGGAACTTTGTAATGATTAAGAAAAACTGCGTAGCATTATTGAGTGATAAATCAGTAGTTAGATTTCTAAATGAAAGCACACTGGAAAATAATGCAGGTAATCTAAAAAGGACAGAAGAACAGCAAGGTTTGGAGGAAGGGTTTGACTCTCTTACAGATCAGAGCACTGGAGAGACTGATCCTGATGATGTATCTGGAGTGCAGCCTAAAGGTCATATTAATACGAAGAAAAACTTTACAGCTCTTAATACTTCCAAAGTAGATCACAATGTCCCAAGGCATCGTTGTATGTTATGTAACAAGGAATTTCTAGGTGGTCACATCGTAAGGCATGCCCAGGCTCATCAGAAAAAAGGCAGTTTTGCATGTGTAATATGTGGTAGGAAATTTAGAAACAGAGGACTTATGCAGAAGCATTTAAAGAATCATGTTAAGAAGATACAGAGACAGCAAATTGCTGCAGCTCAACAGGATGATCAGGAAGTCACTGCTTTGGGAGAAATCAATTGTTCTAATTCTTCCATTTCATTTGAAAATGGGAATTCGGACAGTAAAGATTTGGAAGTCGAGACTCTTACTGCTTCTAGTGAAGGAGACAAAGAAGTCATCCCTGAGCATGTGGCTGAGTTCATTGAAATCCCCGTAAGTGCACCAGAAGATGTTACTGAAAATGTTATTGAAAATGGCAGTCCTGTAACTTCTTTAAATAATGTCTTGAAGCCTTTACCTGAATGTGGGGATGAttatgaggaggaagaggatgaagaaGGTGATTATGAAGAAGATGATTATGACCTGAATCAAGAAACTTCAGTAATTCATAAAATCAATGGAACTGTATGCCATCCAAAAGACATATATGCCACAGATCAAGAAGGAAACTTTAAGTGTCCTGCTCTTGGCTGTGTCCGGATATTTAAAAGAATTGGGTTTCTAAATAAACATGCAATGACCGTACATCCAACTGATTTAAACGTGCGACAAACAGTAATGAAGTGGAgcaaaggaaaatgcaaattttgtCAAAGGCAATTTGAAGATTCTCAACATTTTATAGACCACCTTAATAGACACAGCTATccaaatgtgtatttttgtttgcattttaattgCAACGAGTCATTTAAGCTGCCATTCCAGCTTGCCCAGCACACAAAAAGTCACAGGATATTTCAAGCTCAGTGTAGTTTTCCAGAATGCCATGAGCTTTTTGAAGATCTTCCTCTGCTATATGAACATGAAGCTCAGCACTATTTAAGTAAAACACCAGAATCATCTGCACAACCAAGTGAAACAATTCTTTGGGATGTTCATACAGACTCAAATCctaatcatcaggaaaaagaCTCATCTAGTAATGAGAAACAAACTATTAGTCTGCCAGTTTCTACTAGCAAATCAAGGAAAGAGTCTACAGAACCAAAGACATGTATAGAAagtatggaaaagaaaacagacagtTTAGTTCAGAATGGAAATGAACGTTCTGATGACACTGTTTCAAATATAAGCTTGATAGACCAAAAGATGCCTGACATAGAGccaaattctgaaaataattgtAGCAGTAGTGATTTAGTCAATGGACATAGTGAAATAGAGCAAACACCTTTAGTTTCATCGGATCCTGCTTTGAAAATTGATACAAACAGAATCAGGACAGAAAATGGTTCCATTTTACCCAGTGTTGTACCACAAGAACACAATACCTTGCCAGTATCTCAGGCACCTTCCAAACCAAATCTGACAAGTGAACATACTTCATATGGCTTAATTTTAACAAAACCATACGTCAGACCATTGCCTCCCAGTTACCTTGACGAACGGTATCTTAGTATGCCAAAACGCAGAAAATTTCTGACTGATAGAGTAGATGCCTGTTCTGATCAAGATAACGTAtataaaaaatcagtgaaaagatTAAGATGTGGCAAATGCCTGACCACCTACTGTAATGCAGAAGCACTTGAGGCTCATCTTGCACAAAAGAAATGTCAGACACTCTTTGGATTTGATTCAGATGATGAAA GTGCctga